Below is a genomic region from Miniphocaeibacter halophilus.
AATTAGAAGTTCTAACTAAGGATTTAGAGGTTCTTTCAGAGGAGTTTAATGTAGAATTCTATATAGGATTAAATAAAGAAAAATCTGAACTTCCTGAAAAATTAGCTAAAGATGTTATAGAATTAAATGTACAATAGAATTTAAAAGCATCCTTAAATAATAATTAGGATGCTTTTTTTATTATGAGGGAAAATGAAAAGTGAAAGAGAATTATTAAATTTATTTATACAAAAAAGAAATGATTTAATAGACCAATTAGATAAGGGCAAAATAAATAAGGAAGTTTTTTTAGAAAATAACTATGCTTTACTCGATAGATTATCTATGAAACCATTTTTAAAAATCGATACTGTTGAAAAGGGAATATACAACTATCAGTATTATAATATATTGGCTAAATATCATAATAACTTAGCTAATAAGTATAAAGAAAAAGATAAGAAAAGATACAAGAAAGAAATTAATAAAACTAATAATTATTATTATGAAAAAGATAGGATTATTTTAGAAATACTAGAACTAGTAGAATATAAAAATATAGATTGCTATTTTATTGAAATGCATTCCAATCGTTTAAATAATAATTTGTTTGAGATAATTTTAAATAATTATGAAAAAACTATTTTACATTCTATGAATACAGATATTTTAAATAAATTAAAAAGAAAAGGTGTTTTTAATAACGCTGTTAAGAAATCGAAAATAGATTTATATGTAAATAGTGGAATATAAAAAATTCAGCTTTCGCTGAATTTTTTTATTCACCTTTTGCTTCTAGTAAGGCATCGTTTGTAACTATATTAATAATTTCTTCTAAAGTAGA
It encodes:
- a CDS encoding DUF6648 family protein; translation: MKSERELLNLFIQKRNDLIDQLDKGKINKEVFLENNYALLDRLSMKPFLKIDTVEKGIYNYQYYNILAKYHNNLANKYKEKDKKRYKKEINKTNNYYYEKDRIILEILELVEYKNIDCYFIEMHSNRLNNNLFEIILNNYEKTILHSMNTDILNKLKRKGVFNNAVKKSKIDLYVNSGI